From a region of the Oryzias melastigma strain HK-1 linkage group LG4, ASM292280v2, whole genome shotgun sequence genome:
- the ctbs gene encoding di-N-acetylchitobiase isoform X1, with protein MSLLVVLLLSLLAVCGSSRCPCVRPELCRHVQDQRDFEVFVFDVGGKEWKSYNWSMVTTVAMFGPYDAELMCHAHSKGARVVLKGDVPLSYLVDKSNRTTWITDKVNLAKSQFMDGINIDIEQAVDEGSPEYYALTDLVKETTAAFHKEIPGSQVSFDVAWSPKCIDKRCYDYVTIAESCDLLFVMSYDEQSQIAGDCIGKANAPLAQTLKAYQDYLDLKIDAKKLVMGVPWYGYDYPCVNLSQEGVCYIEKVPFRGAPCSDAAGTQKPYEWIMKQLNSSTSGRLWDDEQKAPYFYYKDQYGQMHQVWYDDPQSICPKADHVKAKGLRGIGMWNGNILDYSEEPVARQQTAMMWNALLGC; from the exons ATGTCGCTGCTCGTGGTGTTGCTGCTGTCACTGCTGGCGGTTTGCGGTTCCAGCCGATGTCCGTGTGTCCGACCGGAACTCTGCCGGCACGTCCAGGACCAGAGAGACTTCGAG gtGTTTGTCTTTGATGTGGGAGGAAAGGAATGGAAATCCTACAACTGGAGCATGGTGACGACTGTGGCAATGTTTGGACCGTATGATGCTGAGCTCATGTGTCATGCTCACTCTAAGGGTGCACGAGTCGTCCTTAAAG GTGATGTTCCTTTATCCTACCTTGTGGACAAATccaacagaacaacatggaTTACAGATAAGGTCAACTTGGCCAAAAGCCAGTTCATGGATGGCATTAACATTGATATTGAGCAAGCGGTGGATGAAGGCTCGCCAGAGTACTACGCCTTGACAGATCTGGTTAAAGAGACCACTGCGGCCTTCCACAAGGAAATCCCAGGTTCCCAG GTCTCTTTTGATGTTGCCTGGTCACCCAAGTGCATTGACAAGCGTTGCTATGACTACGTGACCATCGCAGAATCCTGTGACTTACTGTTTGTGATGTCCTACGATGAGCAGAGCCAGATCGCCGGGGACTGCATCGGAAAGGCAAATGCCCCACTCGCCCAAACACTAAAAG cttatcaAGATTATTTAGACCTGAAGATTGATGCTAAGAAATTGGTGATGGGCGTACCGTGGTATGGCTATGACTATCCGTGTGTCAACCTTTCCCAG GAGGGCGTTTGCTACATAGAGAAAGTTCCTTTCCGCGGAGCTCCTTGCAGTGATGCAGCAGGAACACAAAAACCGTACGAGTGGATCATGAAGCAGCTGAACAGCTCCACATCAGGAAGGCTGTGGGATGATGAGCAGAAGGCTCCCTACTTCTATTACAAG GACCAGTATGGACAAATGCATCAAGTTTGGTACGATGACCCACAGAGCATTTGTCCCAAAGCAGACCACGTTAAGGCTAAAGGCCTGAGAGGCATCGGCATGTGGAACGGCAACATTCTGGACTACAGCGAGGAGCCTGTTGCCAGGCAGCAGACCGCGATGATGTGGAATGCCTTGTTAGGATGCTAG
- the ctbs gene encoding di-N-acetylchitobiase isoform X2, whose product MVTTVAMFGPYDAELMCHAHSKGARVVLKGDVPLSYLVDKSNRTTWITDKVNLAKSQFMDGINIDIEQAVDEGSPEYYALTDLVKETTAAFHKEIPGSQVSFDVAWSPKCIDKRCYDYVTIAESCDLLFVMSYDEQSQIAGDCIGKANAPLAQTLKAYQDYLDLKIDAKKLVMGVPWYGYDYPCVNLSQEGVCYIEKVPFRGAPCSDAAGTQKPYEWIMKQLNSSTSGRLWDDEQKAPYFYYKDQYGQMHQVWYDDPQSICPKADHVKAKGLRGIGMWNGNILDYSEEPVARQQTAMMWNALLGC is encoded by the exons ATGGTGACGACTGTGGCAATGTTTGGACCGTATGATGCTGAGCTCATGTGTCATGCTCACTCTAAGGGTGCACGAGTCGTCCTTAAAG GTGATGTTCCTTTATCCTACCTTGTGGACAAATccaacagaacaacatggaTTACAGATAAGGTCAACTTGGCCAAAAGCCAGTTCATGGATGGCATTAACATTGATATTGAGCAAGCGGTGGATGAAGGCTCGCCAGAGTACTACGCCTTGACAGATCTGGTTAAAGAGACCACTGCGGCCTTCCACAAGGAAATCCCAGGTTCCCAG GTCTCTTTTGATGTTGCCTGGTCACCCAAGTGCATTGACAAGCGTTGCTATGACTACGTGACCATCGCAGAATCCTGTGACTTACTGTTTGTGATGTCCTACGATGAGCAGAGCCAGATCGCCGGGGACTGCATCGGAAAGGCAAATGCCCCACTCGCCCAAACACTAAAAG cttatcaAGATTATTTAGACCTGAAGATTGATGCTAAGAAATTGGTGATGGGCGTACCGTGGTATGGCTATGACTATCCGTGTGTCAACCTTTCCCAG GAGGGCGTTTGCTACATAGAGAAAGTTCCTTTCCGCGGAGCTCCTTGCAGTGATGCAGCAGGAACACAAAAACCGTACGAGTGGATCATGAAGCAGCTGAACAGCTCCACATCAGGAAGGCTGTGGGATGATGAGCAGAAGGCTCCCTACTTCTATTACAAG GACCAGTATGGACAAATGCATCAAGTTTGGTACGATGACCCACAGAGCATTTGTCCCAAAGCAGACCACGTTAAGGCTAAAGGCCTGAGAGGCATCGGCATGTGGAACGGCAACATTCTGGACTACAGCGAGGAGCCTGTTGCCAGGCAGCAGACCGCGATGATGTGGAATGCCTTGTTAGGATGCTAG
- the spata1 gene encoding spermatogenesis-associated protein 1, producing MELFCESMKHTEDNRRPTSCKFVELHVLCVPGDQWNVKLNKVPAETSESFISAGFIRVYPDLTLKRLRTELDAHLGAERSTNKYSFLKCVGRSLALVYRNQEKELRVKLFAPPYAAQPELYLLPAIEADSSFCSQSFSPDTSSSSMEEQNLFLSPKICSPPTETKNLLKFHQCPLQPLPRFEELEEEDDKSCSSSERENEEEALSFIRKAEEESYSQKHPNQRELQLDSLKEALERCEVGSSQKKFPADREEICVKKKKQHKGEGQSGEAPEWRDSSLTDRVGKSKDSHRLTSVEHKLTSEESQKSSGSTSCNKETPTCCPVLHTDREALIEEIKLVREKRKQLEWTKQELLRKGKDLLAQSSHRRNQARNCWKKKYFETKKATGPLEDKLKDLRQEMETFYNKLLLQLQARESRGKIRRQGRSSEKNELTVLIMKETYEIDKLKRKVEDAQMKLVAEIKLRKQAAAELKALKAELLQKKSQLKGDPAWTGLHVQSSSSDV from the exons ATGGAGCTTTTTTGTGAATCAATGAAACACACAGAGGACAACAGAAGACCAACCAGTTGCAAG TTTGTGGAGTTGCATGTGTTGTGTGTGCCAGGTGATCAGTGGAATGTGAAACTTAATAAAGTTCCAGCTGAAACCTCGGAGAGCTTCATATCTGCTGGTTTCATCAg AGTTTACCCCGATCTCACCCTGAAACGGCTCAGAACTGAGCTGGACGCTCATCTCGGGGCTGAGAGGAGCACCAATAAATACTCCTTCCTGAAATGCGTGGGTCGCAGTCTGGCTCTT GTCTATAGAAACCAGGAGAAAGAACTGAGAGTGAAATTATTTGCTCCACCCTAT GCTGCACAGCCAGAGCTTTACCTGCTGCCAGCAATAGAAGCAGACAGCAGTTTCTGCTCCCAGTCCTTCAGCCCGgacaccagcagcagctccatggAGGAGCAGAACCTTTTCCTCTCTCCCAAGATCTGCAGCCCACCAACAGAGACAAAGAACCTTCTTAAATTCCACCAGTGTCCCCTCCAACCACTCCCCAGATTTGAAGAACTTGAGGAGGAAGATGAcaagagctgcagctcctcagaaAGAGAGAATGAAGAGGAAGCTCTGAGCTTCATCAggaaagcagaagaagaaagttaCTCACAGAAACATCCGAATCAGAGGGAGCTGCAGCTGGATTCTCTGAAAGAAG cctTGGAAAGATGTGAAGTTGGTTCATCCCAGAAAAAGTTCCCGGCAGACAGAGAAGAAATCTgtgtaaagaagaagaagcaacaCAAAGGTGAAGGACAGTCCGGAGAAGCTCCAGAATGGAGGGACTCCTCCCTCACAGACAg agttgGAAAATCCAAAGACTCACACAGACTGACGTCTGTTGAACACAAGCTAACATCTGAG GAGTCACAAAAGTCAAGTGGGTCCACCTCCTGCAATAAAGAAACTCCAACATGTTGTCCAGTTCTTCACACAGACC GAGAAGCACTTATTGAAGAAATCAAACTAGTGAGGGAGAAGAGGAAGCAGCTGGAGTGGACGAAACAAGAACTGCTACGGAAAGGGAAGGACCTGCTGGCTCAGAGCAGCCATCGCAGGAACCAAG CACGAAATTGCtggaaaaagaaatactttgaaaCCAAGAAGGCTACAGGTCCTCTGGAGGACAAGCTGAAAGACTTGAGGCAGGAGATGGAGACGTTTTACAACaagctcctgctgcagctccaggcCAGAGAAAGCAGAGGGAAAATCAGGCGACAGGGGAGATCTTCAGAGAAG AATGAGCTCACCGttctgatcatgaaggagactTATGAGATCGACAAGCTAAAGAGAAAAGTAGAAGATGCTCAGATGAAGCTGGTTGCAGAGATaaaa TTGCGGAAGCAGGCTGCTGCAGAGCTTAAGGCCCTGAAGGCAGAGCTGCTCCAGAAGAAGAGTCAGCTGAAGGGAGACCCTGCATGGACCGGGCTGCACGTTCAAAGCAGCTCATCTGAtgtgtaa
- the LOC112150949 gene encoding guanine nucleotide-binding protein G(I)/G(S)/G(O) subunit gamma-5: MAANVTAMKKVVQQLRLEASIKRIKVSRAATDLQQFCLQNAQQDPLLTGMSSSNNPFRPQKVCSFL, encoded by the exons ATGGCAGCCAACGTTACTGCGATGAAGAAAGTGGTCCAACAGCTGCGCCTCGAAGCCAGCATAAAGCGAATAAAG GTGTCCCGGGCGGCCACGGACCTCCAGCAGTTCTGCCTCCAGAACGCCCAGCAGGACCCTCTGCTCACCGGCATGTCGTCCAGCAACAACCCGTTCAGACCGCAGAAAGTTTGTTCCTTCCTTTAG
- the rpf1 gene encoding ribosome production factor 1: MDFTEVPVTSDKKSKKKKNKKAANKRASGEDNGESAVAEKKSEEKMETGESSSAAFPPTFSVSEIKNKQRRHMMFTKLKQEKRKQKLQLRKKRKKERAALGDKAPPKEVPKTIENQRVFDETTVDPEDEEIAFDEGTDEFSAYFNGLTNPQVLITTSDRPRGKTVRFCEQLASVIPNAHVYYRRGLALKRIIPQCVARNFTYLMVINEDRLVPNGMVLCHLPDGPTAHFKVSSVRLRKEIKRRGKDPTEHSPEVILNNFSTRLGHTIARLFAALFPQDPNFIGRQVATFHNQRDFIFFRFHRYIFKNEKKVGIQELGPRFTLKLRSLQKGTFDSKYGEYEWVLKRHEMDACRRKFQL, from the exons ATGGATTTTACTGAAGTTCCCGTGACCAGTGACAAGAAatctaagaaaaagaaaaacaagaaagcgGCAAATAAACGAGCTAGCGGAGAGGATAACGGAGAGAGCGCTGTAGCGGAGAAGAAGAGCGAGGAGAAGATGGAAACAGGCGAGTCTTCTTCAGCTGCGTTTCCTCCAACCTTCAGCGTCTCTGAGATCAAGAACAAGCAGCGGAGACATATGATGTTCACGAAGCTGAAGCAGGAGAAACGAAAG caaaaactgcaactgaggaagaaaaggaagaaagaaagggCAGCTTTAGGCGACAAG GCACCACCTAAGGAAGTCCCCAAAACGATAGAAAACCAGAGAGTGTTTGATGAGACAACAGTTGATCCAGAAGACGAAGAG ATTGCGTTTGATGAAGGAACTGATGAATTTTCTGCCTACTTTAATGGATTGACAAATCCTCAAGTTCTAATCACAACGTCGGACAGACCACGAGGG AAAACGGTGAGATTTTGTGAGCAGCTGGCTTCGGTGATCCCAAACGCCCACGTTTATTACAGAAGAGGTTTGGCCTTGAAGAGGATCATACCTCAGTGTGTCGCCAGAAACTTCACATATCTGATGGTCATCAATGAAGATCGCCTGGTGCCCA ACGGAATGGTTCTTTGTCATCTTCCCGATGGACCGACTGCACACTTTAAGGTCAGCAGTGTTCGTCTACGCAAGGAAATAAAG AGGCGAGGTAAAGATCCAACCGAACACTCGCCGGAAGTGATCCTCAATAACTTCTCCACCCGTCTGGGACACACCATCGCCCGGCTGTTCGCTGCCCTCTTCCCTCAGGACCCGAACTTTATCGGTCGACAGGTCGCGACCTTCCACAACCAGAGAGATTTTATCTTCTTTCGATTCCACAG gTATATCTTTAAGAATGAGAAGAAAGTGGGCATTCAGGAGCTGGGACCTCGCTTCACTCTCAAACTGAGATCTCTTCAGAAAGGAACCTTTGATTCAAAATATGGAGAATATGAATGGGTGCTGAAG CGCCATGAGATGGATGCCTGCAGACGGAAGTTTCAGCTTTAA